Part of the Engraulis encrasicolus isolate BLACKSEA-1 chromosome 1, IST_EnEncr_1.0, whole genome shotgun sequence genome, TAACCAGCTGACTCTGAGCTGCTTGGATCATTTTTTTTTAGGCATTCAGGTTTATTAGGAAcaatcagggccgtaaccagacattttcaaatacagaggtcaaatactgcttgcattcactgcacactgcacatttagaatgcttcaaacacttaagtcaaattcttcagtttgttttcattaatcactgccttggggataaataggggtggcgtatacagactgaatttatcattgttgatcatatatcgattttcatcatagataaatgttacattactgaaaaaaaatactgaggacatgatctctgtgtcctcaatggtagttacggccatgggaaCAATACAGTCTCCCTCATTAGGTGCAGTGGATTAACCAACTACTGTATGGGATGTCATGGCAACGTACTTAGAACATGAATTTACTTCTTCTTTTTaatttgacacctctgcaaatcATGGTCATGTCATGGACAGATGTTTTAGGGAGTCTTTGGACTTGTGCTTACCTGTGCAACTGTGTCGGGAGGAGCAGGCGTGTCCTCAGCGCTGGTCAACCTAAACATTTTCTTTCTGACAGGGAGATTAAGGCTGATAATTTCTCCATCCAGAAGTAACAATGCACACCTGTTGATACCTTCAGCATACAACATCAAGAAATATACGTACAAAACTCACATAACACCAGACAAAATAAAATACATGGATGCTGGTCTGCATCGGGTTGACTGTTATTACACAACACATTCAGAGCTATACTTATGTAATTCACATTCAATAAGTGTcttctagcctagtaaactagccccacctgccagcgaacaaatttttgcctgcgagtgggtctagcctcaggccctgaaactgccggaccaatcacaacgcaggagaattgttttgaatctttggatgcaaattgggcgggattttggtcagagcgttggcctataggcacagacacagtgtgAAAAACAGCGGGTTGTTCcaatcaacaatcttccgatgtctcattgatcggggccagactaaatattcacatttaatgtcacatttagtctggcttgccaggctaagtATCCTCTTCTATTTACCTCAATAAGATCAGCAAGATGCAGATGATCAAGGCTCCTACAGCCACAGTGAAGAATATTGCATAACGGGTAGCAAGCCGTTGTTGTTCTAAATGAGAATGAAAGGATTTTATTAAGAACTTGATTATCATGATACTACACAACCATTTTATTTGGCAGTGATCCAACATAATATGAAATACTTCGTAGTCCCAAAGAAAGAATTGTATTGGATTGAGTTTCTGCACAAGGTATGCCTCACATATTAGAGTAAGcgaatgaataaattaatgagtGACACATTGTGCTACACAAACTTGTAATTAAAGCATGTGGGATTGTCCATAAAACTATTTAAAAAAGAGAGGACAGCACAGAAGAACAACAAAGAGAAAAATCATCACTTTTTAACTTCCACTCTGTGTAAGGCTAATTTGCTACTTGTGTAAGGCAAGCTACTGTAAGCTGTAAGCAGGgacgccgctaaaaatgttgagccccatgaaagattcaaattttgggcccccaaaatgacaaatgatgttatcagtatccttccaggggccccctCTCAGTGCCgtcaggcccttagaatctgtaacacctttaataataataataataataataataataataataataataataataataataataactgtatttttgTATAACACTATATCATACAAGGCGTGCAGCTCAGAGTGCTTCACAAATGTGAAAAACATGGCTGTAAGTGAAAGTGAGTTACCTGGAATGTATTTGATGCCAGACTCAGTGGCTCCAGCTTTGTTCCTGGCCTGGCAGTAGTAAAATCCGCTCTCTGCGTGGTCCAGTGTTATGTGCTTCCCTATGCCTCGTATGGAGGCCTCCTCTCCTGCTGCAGTGTTCTCAGCGTGCCAGGTGTAGCTCTGCTCAGCTGGGTTGGCATCACTCATACACGACAGCCTGACAGAGCCAGTCTTCTCTACATAGCTGACGGACACGTTGACATTCTTTGGGGGGTCTATGAGGAATATGAGGAAAAGACTGTTTTATAACCTTTATCAAATGTACTGTATTCTTTTTGTCTTTTGCACACAGTATTTGCGGATATTACACTAAATTATCCTTTTGTGTATTCTTTTGCATATTCATTACAGATATTCACAGATATGGCATTGCATAGCATTTATGGAATTGTCTAGAGCaggaatgtcaaactcaggcctgtgggccaaatctggcccgcggtccggagtcattttattcggcccccgatgtcttttcaaatgtgtattacagttggcccacatacaccattaatataacAAGACTTCAACAtggaatttggtgtgtcacaagaatacgagtgggcccaggccaatgaaacagctcacactcatatagTACAACACAGCATGTgctggcacatttgaactaccgtATATGATCGGAAAGAGTTTGTTTGAAAACAGTTAATGTTAAGAGCATACATGTacaatttcagtccatttttaaaaaataaatattgagttcggcccgcaacttcgttccaggtttttattttggcccttagtcaatttgagtttgacacccctggtatgTCAAAAATAAACACTCTCTATCTTTGTAACACTGAATAGAGGGCCCATTGCGACACCCACCAACGTCATAACTTCCTGCCATCCTGATGACCTGGCCAACGTACTATAAAAAAATGCAGTTCAGACGAAAGAACCCAGCAACGTCATAATTTCCTGCCAACATAATAACTGCTTCCTGCCTTATTGGCAGGACATTACAGCGTTGGTGGGAGGGTTGAGAAGTCTTACATTTTGTCCTATCAATGTAATTAAggcacaaacacatatatacCCAAATAgataaaacaacatttatgttgGTCAGAAGGTTGAGAAGTCTTATATTTTGTCCCATCAATATAATAAAGACCCTActgccccctcccaaaaaaatcaatcaaacaaacaaacaaacaaatgaataaataaaacaacatTTTTGTTACTTACAGAAAACGTCTACATAGACAGGTGTGGAATTGGTTGATCCTTGGAGGTTTTCTGCATTACAGTGGTACTCCCCAGAGTGTCTGCTGGTCACATTCAGCAGGCTGTGATTTTGTCCCGCTCCCACATTCGAGCGGTGTGCTCCGCTCCCCTTGTACCAGGTGTATGTGTGAGGCGGAGGGTTGGCGTCACCGTCGCAGGTCAGAAGTACGCTCTGAGTCTGACCCTCCACGATGTCACCCGAGGGACTGATGATGGTAGCTTTAAAACCCCTCGGAGGGTCTGTGGGAAAAGTGGGACCCAGAAAATAACAATTTCATGACATGACTGCAAGCAACACATAGCTGCATGGTATTGATTGTCGCAAGATGTGCTGATCCTTGCTTCTGAAAGAAGTGACAACTCTGCCAGAAATTTCCTTCAGCCTGCGTATAGAGCTCAACACAGGGTAGTTCAtcagtttaaccccttagcgcagagcctgtgttataacctgactctgtcaccaaaattgtaatggctatgtcttaatctgttacttaaggctctcggtaccgtcgtagcaatgctgttatgatgtagttgagtatattATTCagcaaaatagtgaataggcccgtcgacgaccccatctgcagtaagaggctacaagcgTATCTAAGAACAAGCCATGTCGACTAATTAACAAcattaatggacataaaatgcaTCAAAATTACTTCTGTTTGAAGAAAGAAATGCATACTGTTTAACCTcttaatgcgcgctgtacctccagtggcacgctgtaatagccattgaaagttAACTCCCAAAGTATTACAATACtctgacatgacacagggcctttagtaatgcactacgacttggtcattgccattctagttgaaggtaaaagcttgcacatccaaacgtctgacctgggagcaggaccaatagagttcttcagtaacgcggaagcatgtagtagattgtagtctttcatgttagcatttaaggacttcctggttcgtatcggcttccggcctccattgggaatgaataggggtaaatttcaaataagctccgagtgcaagcacgcgcttagcgaacccccgcaaactgtcgagggtgttaaaaataggctgtaggtatgacatggttgatcattttgtgtcaaacttcgacataaatacgatgttgcgtccatatgctaaacccggaagcttttggcgactacagaagcggcgcctgtatctaacggcatgtacgtgcggagggttgtacccatggcaaccaaaggaaagtatgtagttcggaagttttaatgatcagaaaggggttagcaatattgaattataatcgtcatgatttaacatgtgaatacaccaacatgatacgatccgttccactaatgagaaagggatgcggggacacgctaatgttcgttgttgccgtgcaacttatatttttgccaaacctgaatctctatggcgttttgcaatgtaaaaaatcgccatcgaaccggaagtccaaacgccgcatacaagttgacgtcaacgctgaagagctctataaatagtcagataaaaagagagaaaagtgaaaggtgaaagcccattgggaaactccaactcccattgtcattgtgacacagcactccacagcacacaagtgaacactgcatactgcacacaacgaaattgcatttatgcctcacccgtgcaagggggcagccctcagtggcgccccatggggagcagtgcggtgggatggtaccatgctcagggtacctcagtcatggaggaggatgggggagagcactggttgattactccccccaccaaactggcgggtcgggagtcgaaccggcaacctctgggatgcaagtctgaccccctaaccgctcacccatgactgcccttgtccGCTAGTCCGAAAGTCTgctacaaccaggattttttgctcccacttattttttatttttctgtgacgTTTCGGGTAGAAACCCTTCTTCAGCCCTTCTCTGTTTTCATCTttacattgccattctggtaacagcaaatttattacGCCAGGTCTTAATGGGATATACAGCATATTACATGACAGAGGTcatgaaggtaaaaaaaaaagggcaATGGGCAATGGGcaaatgggcaaaaaaaaaacagtattttcGCTGTACAATGACAAATGTGTGACTTCCATGACTTTGCCATTGTCATGTCATACATGGGAAGACTGACTCACATTGAACATCGATCTGCACTGGTGCGGAGGTGGCTTCACTGACTGCGTTCCTGGCCCTGCATCGATACCCTCCACTGTGCTCAGCGCGGACATCAGTGATGTTGTAGTAGCTCTCTCCTGTTGTTATAATAACACTGTCAGTGTTGTGTTGCTGCTTCAGCCAGGTGTAGGCGTGCACCGCTGGGTTGGCATCGGCTCTGCAGACCAGCCTCACCGACTCTCCCTCCACGACGACAACGCCAGgtggatacagagagacagatgtgTTCTTGGGTCCGTCTGTGGGGGGAAAGCAAAATGTGCAGtgattgtacagtacagtaattgttttgaatttaattcaattaatgttaattaaataaataattcgcattaatgttaataaaacaAATGTCTGGCAGTGCATGTGTACTATATTTTATGTACAGTGTTTTAGAATAAAGTGCCTGCTGAGTGATATGATTGAGTCTAAGGCAGTGTTAAAGTTGAGTGAAATTCAAATGGACAGAAATGCCTTGgtatgaaaaaagaaaactgaTATTAAGTTAAGTTTAATATAGCATAACTATATAATATTGTTGGAACATTCTGATATACATTGATTGATTAAAAACaatattatatttgggaaaatgtAGATATTTGGGACGTCAATATGAGGTCCTGGGGCAAAAGAGGTTTGGGGCCACTGGGCTAAGGTCATACGCACATCTGACATCTATGTGTATCGGATGGCTGATGAGATCTTGTCTCCCCTTCACAGCACAAGAGTAGTTCCCAGAATGCTCTCTGCTGACTGAGTTGAGGGTTAAGTACTCATCATTCATGCCATAACGTGAGTACTTGTAGGTGTGATAATATGGTTGAGGTAATTCACGTCTGTTCTTGTACCAGGTGAATGTCACACTCTGAGTCAGCCTGCAGGTGGTGCTGCAGGTCAGCGTCACAGACTGGCGCTCTGTCGCCATGGTAGAGGACACAGTCACCACCAAGTCTGCCAAGCAGAGAATGCAGGGACACATATAAAAACAGCCTGATTGAAATCTATAGCAAACATTTATTCTTTACAATTGTAGTGAGGAAAGGGTTATTTATTTAATCTTAAGAGTAAAATTCAGAAGTAGGATCAAGTATTTGGAGCACAAAAATACTTCTTTAAAGTTCTACAATAAAAATCCTTTGAAAATTAGCATAAATATGCAATATGTCAGTTTTGTGAGATTTTAGATAGTTGGAGTCTTTTTGCGTGAGCTGTACACTGGATCTATAAGTGTAAAGAATTGCACTTTTATGGCTATAaaaatacaatacagtatatggatTATATTTTTATTGAGCTATACAAATGAACTTTTCCAAAAAGCTTACGCACACGAGGATTTCTGTACCATGTGGGTTTAGTCTAATTAAAAGTTAAAAGTAAAATGAATCTCCAGCTTGAGTTAACAGAtgatttgtgtgctgtgtgtccttCTTACCCGTGACACTGAGCGTAACTCCAGGTGAGCCACTGTACTTTTCACCTTTATTGTGAGAAGACCTGGTGTGAATCCTGAAGAGGTACTCTCTAGAGTCACTCTTTTTCACATCTCTTATTCTCAGAGTGGATTGTGCCCCACAGACTTTAACGTTGGACCCACGCACGTGGGACCACTTAGTTTGTACTTTAGGTGTGTACCACACACATTCCACACGGTTGCTGTATTCTGGCAAACGGCTGATGTTGGTTGGCTCCCCATGTTTCGGCCATGTCAAGTGCCACAGGGTGTCAGTGAGGACGTGAGAGGAGGGGTAGGTACATGTGGCGTTCAGCTCCACTGTAGCGCCTTTCAAGGCACACACTGATGTACTAGGAGGGTAGTGCACTGACCAGTCATCTGGAAAACAGCCATAATCAcagtttatcatcatcatcatcatcgtcaacaacaacaacaacaacaacaaaaacaacaacaacaaacaacaggcAATGCTCTTAAAGGAGAAAACCGTTTTtttgacattgggcccttgatttcacattattaccTCATGTTCTAGTGATCCATGGTAGTTTTTTGTCATTTGGAGCCCTCCCGAAGATATTCGGTTTT contains:
- the LOC134457281 gene encoding B-cell receptor CD22-like, whose translation is MVVVETLVMAALCSTVFGTTGTDDWSVHYPPSTSVCALKGATVELNATCTYPSSHVLTDTLWHLTWPKHGEPTNISRLPEYSNRVECVWYTPKVQTKWSHVRGSNVKVCGAQSTLRIRDVKKSDSREYLFRIHTRSSHNKGEKYSGSPGVTLSVTDLVVTVSSTMATERQSVTLTCSTTCRLTQSVTFTWYKNRRELPQPYYHTYKYSRYGMNDEYLTLNSVSREHSGNYSCAVKGRQDLISHPIHIDVRYGPKNTSVSLYPPGVVVVEGESVRLVCRADANPAVHAYTWLKQQHNTDSVIITTGESYYNITDVRAEHSGGYRCRARNAVSEATSAPVQIDVQYPPRGFKATIISPSGDIVEGQTQSVLLTCDGDANPPPHTYTWYKGSGAHRSNVGAGQNHSLLNVTSRHSGEYHCNAENLQGSTNSTPVYVDVFYPPKNVNVSVSYVEKTGSVRLSCMSDANPAEQSYTWHAENTAAGEEASIRGIGKHITLDHAESGFYYCQARNKAGATESGIKYIPEQQRLATRYAIFFTVAVGALIICILLILLRKKMFRLTSAEDTPAPPDTVAQGDSGPVYANVSKSSSAPVTSDPEERRANAEDDDVHYSSVYFKHCDKQEVTAKGALVEGKTKPSAASPPPNEEVLYSAVNLRHHHSMDLQCLQMLTSILILISGVLSDGLQVTLDPQVTYSSQSICGLKGSSLAVTCSFSPPTNQTISSVFWFTSKQRHHWRSEDQPEDLLLDADYMGRVTYSGTEGSSELTITDLRLGDSGVYRCLYVSNEGIYSDSTGVNITVTDLQIKAMGQDSVVMSCNTLCTLEFKTLKVSDGITFLYFNIFKNGKFRNHWFPNRPTIQLSNDDGGSYTCAVGGLDHLPSPAVCVGV